The Desulfolucanica intricata genome includes the window CGTACTTTTTTCCCGTCTTCTAAAATGCGTTTACCAATACGGGTAGGACTGCTGCACTTACCGCAAACAACCATTACATTGGAACTGTGAATTGGTGCCTCCTTCTCAACAATACCTCCCTGAGGCATAGCCTGAGTGGGCTTCTGATGTCTTTTAACAATATTTACTCCTTCAACAATAACCCGACTTTTCTTGGGTAATACGGAGATAACTTTTCCCCTTTTACCGGCATTTTTGCCGGTTATAACCAATACCGTATCGCCACTGCGGACGTTAAGCTTTGCCATTTCATACACCTCCCGGACCGAAAAATTATTTTCCAATTCAATCCTAAATTACCTCGGGAGCCAATGAAATAATCTTCATGTAGTCCTTTTCACGCAACTCCCTGGCTACGGGCCCAAAAATTCGTGTGCCCCGGGGACTTTTATCGTCCTTGATAATAACAGCGGCATTTTCATCAAACTTAATATATGAACCGTCATTCCGTCTTAGTTCTTTTTTAGTCCGAACCACAACCGCCTTGACCACGTCACCTTTCTTAACAACGCCTCCTGGTGTAGCTTCCTTAACAGAACAAACTACTACGTCACCTACACGGGCATAACGACGGTTGGCACCACCTAAGACCCGAATACATAAAAGCTTTCGTGCACCTGTATTATCAGCTACGTTTAGCCTGCTTTCCGATTGAATCACTTACTTTCCCCCCCTTTTTAGCAAAACATCTCAAACCCGGAGGCTTATCAGATTTGTTTTCCTCTTTCTAAGATTTCAACAACGCGCCATCTTTTTTCCTTTGACAGCGGTCTGGTTTCCATTATTCGAACCTTATCGCCAATGCGGCAGTTATTTTCTTCATCATGTGCCTTAAACTTTTTTGATTGCCGAATTGTCTTATTATAAAGCTTATGCGCTGCAAATGTTTCAACGGATACTACCACTGTTTTATCCATTTTATCACTGACAACCCGCCCTATACGGGTTTTACGATGATTGCGTTCTTCCACACACTTACCTCCTTCCTGTCAGGCAAAACCATTACCTAGCCTATCCCTAATTCCCGCTGCCGAATTACTGTCTTCATCCTTGCTATATTACGGCGAACCTCTTTTATCTTCATTGGATTATCCAACTGCCCGGTAGCCAACTGAAAACGTAATTTAAACAGCTCATCTTTAGAATCATTAAGTTTTTTCTTCAATTCATCTTCCGTTAATTCACGAATATCCTTAGCTTTCATTGGCCTCACCTACTTCCCCACGCTTAACAAACTTGGTCTTGATAGGCAGTTTATGCGATGCCAACCGCATGGCTTCCCGGGCAACTTCCTCAGAAACTCCTGCCAATTCAAACAAAATACGACCGGGCTTTACAACCGCAACCCAATGTTCAGGTGATCCTTTACCGCTACCCATACGAGTCTCGGCCGGTTTCGCAGTAATAGGCTTATCCGGAAAAATTCTAATCCAAACTTTCCCGCCCCGCTTGATATAACGGGTCATAGCAATACGGGCTGCCTCAATCTGGCGGTTAGTGATCCAAGATGCCTCAAGAGCTTGCAGTCCATATTCACCAAAATTGATTTCTTTACCACCTTTGGCCTTTCCCTTAATACCTCCCCGGTGGGGCCTACGGTATTTTACCCTTTTTGGAATCAGCATTCACCTATTCGCCTCCTTTTCCGGCAGCTGCTTTCACTTCCGGCAAAACTTCTCCCTTATAAATCCATACTTTAACTCCAATTTTCCCATAAGTGGTATCCGCCTCAGCAAATCCATAATCAATATCTGCCCTTAAAGTATGCAGGGGTACTTTCCCTTCACTGTACCACTCAGTCCTGGCAATCTCAGCTCCGGCCAATCTACCGCTGCAGGCAACCCTAATCCCCTTAGCTCCCATCTTCATAGACCGGGAAACGTTTTGCTTCATGGCACGTCTGAATGCAATTCTTTTTTCAATAGCCAGGGCAATATTTTCAGCTACCAGCTGAGCATCAATTTCCGGAGTTTTTACTTCAACAATGTTTATATTAACTTGTTTGCCGGTCATTTTTTCAAGTTGCTTTCTTAAACCTTCAACTTCTGCACCACCACGTCCAATTACAATACCGGGCTTAGCAGTATGAATTGATATTTTTACTCGATTGGCAGCCCGCTCTATCTGAACTTTCGATATACCGGCAGCATACAATTTGTTTTTAATAAATTTTCGTATCTTAACATCTTCCAAAAGTAAATTGGAAAAGCTCTTTTTATCAGCGAACCACTTTGAGTCCCAATCCTTAATAATACCAATCCGCAGACCCTTAGGATTTACCTTCTGCCCCACATTATCCCTCCTTCTTTTCCCTTACTACGATCGTAATGTGGCTTGTTCTCTTACGTTTTAAGTCCGCTCGTCCTTGAGCCCGCGGCTTATACCTCTTCAATGTCGGGCCCTGATCCACAAAGGCTTCGGCTACATATAAATTATCTTTATTTAACTCATTGTTATGCTCTGCATTAGCAGCCGCCGACTTAATAACTTTGGAGACAGCAACAGAAGAACGATTAGGTGTAAATTTTAAAATTGCCAGGGCTTCAGCTACTTGTTTTCCGCGCACCAAATCAACTACCTGGCGTACCTTACGTGGTGCTATTCTAATATACTTAGCAACGGCTCTAGCTTCCATCGTTACCCCCCTCTCCAGCAATTTACTTCAGGGCTGTAGACCTTTCAGTATGGGCACCATGCCCTCTAAATGTTCTTGTCGGTGCGAATTCACCAAGTTTATGTCCGACCATATCTTCAGTTACGTAAACAGGCACATGCTTTCTACCGTCATGAACCGCAATAGTATGACCAATCATTTGCGGAAAAATAGTAGAACTTCGGGACCAAGTTTTGATAACTCTTTTTTCTCCCGTTTCATTCATTTTCTCAATCCTGGCTAATAACTTTTCATCACAATAAGGTCCCTTTTTCAAGGAACGTCCCATGATTACGCCTCCTTTCAACTACACTTACTTACTGTTCCGTCTCTTAACAATCAGGCGGTCACTGGGCTTACGCTTTCTTGTACGTGCTCCAAGAGCCGGTTTACCCCAGGGTGTTACCGGGTTACGTCCTACAGGTGAGCGACCTTCACCACCACCGTGCGGGTGGTCAACCGGGTTCATTACAACACCGCGGACCGTTGGACGAATACCCAACCAGCGTGAACGTCCGGCCTTACCGATTGTTATGTTTTCATGCTCCAGGTTTCCTACCTGGCCAATGGTAGCACGGCAACTTTGCAAAAATAACCGCATTTCACCTGACGGCATTCTCACATTGGCGTATTTTCCTTCCTTGGCCATCAACTGAGCAGCAGTACCGGCCGAGCGAACCAACTGACCGCCGTGGCCCGGGTAGAGTTCTATGTTATGGATCATCGTTCCAACCGGGATGTTGCGCAGTGGTAGAGCATTACCTACCTTAATGTCTGCATCCGGACCTGACATAATTGTATCTCCGACTTTCAATCCGACAGGGGCTATTATATAACGCTTTTCTCCATCCACATAATTCAGAAGAGCAATCCTGGCTGATCTGTTGGGATCATACTCAATGGTGGCCACCTTAGCCGGTATACCGTCTTTGTCCCTCTTAAAGTCTATAATTCTATACATCCGTTTATGTCCGCCCCCACGGTGACGTACGGTCAGTCTTCCCTGCGCATTACGACCGCCGGTTTTCTTCAGGGGGGCCAGTAAAGACTTTTCCGGCTTGTCAGTTGTAAGTTCCTCAAAGTTGGAAACAGTTACAAACCTTCTCCCCGGTGAAGTCGGCTTAAAATTCTTTACTGCCATTTGGTTCCCTCCTTTAAACAACCAACCTCCTACATTCCTTCAAAAAGCTCAATCTTGTCGCCTTCTTTTAATTTAACAATCGCTTTTTTTACATCGGAGGTTTTACCAACAACATTTCTAACCCGCTTGGGTTTTCCTTTTACTCGCAATGTACTTACCTTATCTACTTTTACTTTAAAGATTTCTTCAACAGCTTTTTTAATTTCGGACTTATTCGCTCTTAAATCCACCAAAAATGTGTATTTATTATCTGCCAGTAAAGCCATACTTTTCTCTGTCACAACCGGTCTTTTTAAAATATCTCTTGCATCTCTAATCATTATGCCAGCACCTCCTCTACTTTGGATACCGCATCCTTGGTTATAACCAAAGTAGTATGGTTCAGCAAATCATAGACATTTATTCCTGCTGCACCCAGAGGCTTAATGCCCGGTATATTGCGAGCTGATTTGATAACATTCAAATCTTTTTCAGCTGTTACCAAAAGAGCCTTTTCATTTACTTTTAAATTGTTTAATATTTTTACCATTTCTTTGGTTTTGGGCTGTTCTAAGCTGAGTTGATCCAAAACCATAATATTTCCGCCTGTTACCTTTGAAGATAAAGCCGATTTTAGGGCCAGCCGGCGAACCTTCTTGGGCAATTTGTATTTATAATTTCTGGGGTGCGGGCCAAATACTATCCCACCACCACGCCAAATGGGTGATCTAATTGAGCCATGACGAGCCCGGCCTGTTCCTTTTTGCCGCCACGGCTTTCGTCCGCCGCCGCTAACCTCGGCACGAGTTTTAGTGTCATGAGTACCTTGACGGCGACCGGCTAACTGCATTACAACCGCATCGTGTAGCACAGACTCATTAACCGGAACCCCAAAGACTTCGTCCTTTAAGTCTATTTCACCGACCTGTTCGCCGCTTATATTATATAAAGCTACTGTTGGCATTAGCGCTTCCTCCTTTCACAGCACATACTTACTTAACCTTCGTGCTGCTCCGCACCATAACCAGGCCGTTCTTGGGGCCGGGTATGGCACCTTTTACAGCCAGCAGGTTACGTTCTGCATCCACCTTAACAACCTCTAAATTTTGCACTGTTACCCTGTCAACACCATAATGTCCGGGCAATTTTCTCCCTTTAAAAACTCGGGCAGGACCCTTTGCAGCCAAAGAACCGGGTCTCCGGTGATATTTTGAACCATGTGCCATAGGTCCGCGATGAAATCCATGGCGTTTTATGCCGCCGGCAAATCCGCGCCCTTTAGAAGTACCGATAACATCAACTTTGTCTGATACTGCGAATAAATCGGCCTTAATTTGCTGTCCTACTTCATAAGAATCAATGTCATCCACACGCAACTCCCTCAAATACCTTACAGGTGTAACGCCGGCTTTAGAAAAATGTCCTTTTTGCGGTTTATTGAACAAATTCTGTCGCTTTTCACCAAAACCTAACTGAATAGCAGAGTAACCGTCCTGTTCAGGAGTTTTTTTCTGGACAACCACACACGGACCGGCTTCAATTACCGTAACAGGTATTGCCCGGCCGTCTTCGGTAAATATTTGTGTCATTCCAACTTTCTTTCCTAAAATTCCTTTAGGCATTATTATGCACACCTCCTGCGCCTTCTCGGATGTTATATCTTTGACATCCAAGATGCCCTGGCCAGCGGTTCAATCAGGAACAGCCCCCAATCGAACAATAGCCTGTATTATCCTTGACGCTCATAGAAAATATTAGTTTAAAGTTTTATTTCAATATCCACACCAGCAGGTAAATCCAGGCGCATTAAGGAATCTACCGTTTTAGGAGTGGGATCCAGGATATCAATCAGTCTCTTATGAGTTCTCATTTCAAACTGTTCCCGGGAATCTTTGTTTACGTGGGGAGAACGTAATATAGTATAAATGCTTTTTTCCGTTGGCAGTGGAACGGGCCCTGCAACCTGAGCACCGGTTCTTTTTGCCGTTTCGACAATTTTTTGCGCCGATTGGTCGA containing:
- the rplX gene encoding 50S ribosomal protein L24, with protein sequence MAKLNVRSGDTVLVITGKNAGKRGKVISVLPKKSRVIVEGVNIVKRHQKPTQAMPQGGIVEKEAPIHSSNVMVVCGKCSSPTRIGKRILEDGKKVRVCKKCGEVIG
- the rplN gene encoding 50S ribosomal protein L14, which translates into the protein MIQSESRLNVADNTGARKLLCIRVLGGANRRYARVGDVVVCSVKEATPGGVVKKGDVVKAVVVRTKKELRRNDGSYIKFDENAAVIIKDDKSPRGTRIFGPVARELREKDYMKIISLAPEVI
- the rpsQ gene encoding 30S ribosomal protein S17, which encodes MEERNHRKTRIGRVVSDKMDKTVVVSVETFAAHKLYNKTIRQSKKFKAHDEENNCRIGDKVRIMETRPLSKEKRWRVVEILERGKQI
- the rpmC gene encoding 50S ribosomal protein L29 produces the protein MKAKDIRELTEDELKKKLNDSKDELFKLRFQLATGQLDNPMKIKEVRRNIARMKTVIRQRELGIG
- the rplP gene encoding 50S ribosomal protein L16, coding for MLIPKRVKYRRPHRGGIKGKAKGGKEINFGEYGLQALEASWITNRQIEAARIAMTRYIKRGGKVWIRIFPDKPITAKPAETRMGSGKGSPEHWVAVVKPGRILFELAGVSEEVAREAMRLASHKLPIKTKFVKRGEVGEANES
- the rpsC gene encoding 30S ribosomal protein S3, with amino-acid sequence MGQKVNPKGLRIGIIKDWDSKWFADKKSFSNLLLEDVKIRKFIKNKLYAAGISKVQIERAANRVKISIHTAKPGIVIGRGGAEVEGLRKQLEKMTGKQVNINIVEVKTPEIDAQLVAENIALAIEKRIAFRRAMKQNVSRSMKMGAKGIRVACSGRLAGAEIARTEWYSEGKVPLHTLRADIDYGFAEADTTYGKIGVKVWIYKGEVLPEVKAAAGKGGE
- the rplV gene encoding 50S ribosomal protein L22, whose protein sequence is MEARAVAKYIRIAPRKVRQVVDLVRGKQVAEALAILKFTPNRSSVAVSKVIKSAAANAEHNNELNKDNLYVAEAFVDQGPTLKRYKPRAQGRADLKRKRTSHITIVVREKKEG
- the rpsS gene encoding 30S ribosomal protein S19; translated protein: MGRSLKKGPYCDEKLLARIEKMNETGEKRVIKTWSRSSTIFPQMIGHTIAVHDGRKHVPVYVTEDMVGHKLGEFAPTRTFRGHGAHTERSTALK
- the rplB gene encoding 50S ribosomal protein L2; the encoded protein is MAVKNFKPTSPGRRFVTVSNFEELTTDKPEKSLLAPLKKTGGRNAQGRLTVRHRGGGHKRMYRIIDFKRDKDGIPAKVATIEYDPNRSARIALLNYVDGEKRYIIAPVGLKVGDTIMSGPDADIKVGNALPLRNIPVGTMIHNIELYPGHGGQLVRSAGTAAQLMAKEGKYANVRMPSGEMRLFLQSCRATIGQVGNLEHENITIGKAGRSRWLGIRPTVRGVVMNPVDHPHGGGEGRSPVGRNPVTPWGKPALGARTRKRKPSDRLIVKRRNSK
- the rplW gene encoding 50S ribosomal protein L23, whose translation is MRDARDILKRPVVTEKSMALLADNKYTFLVDLRANKSEIKKAVEEIFKVKVDKVSTLRVKGKPKRVRNVVGKTSDVKKAIVKLKEGDKIELFEGM
- the rplD gene encoding 50S ribosomal protein L4 — its product is MPTVALYNISGEQVGEIDLKDEVFGVPVNESVLHDAVVMQLAGRRQGTHDTKTRAEVSGGGRKPWRQKGTGRARHGSIRSPIWRGGGIVFGPHPRNYKYKLPKKVRRLALKSALSSKVTGGNIMVLDQLSLEQPKTKEMVKILNNLKVNEKALLVTAEKDLNVIKSARNIPGIKPLGAAGINVYDLLNHTTLVITKDAVSKVEEVLA
- the rplC gene encoding 50S ribosomal protein L3, with amino-acid sequence MPKGILGKKVGMTQIFTEDGRAIPVTVIEAGPCVVVQKKTPEQDGYSAIQLGFGEKRQNLFNKPQKGHFSKAGVTPVRYLRELRVDDIDSYEVGQQIKADLFAVSDKVDVIGTSKGRGFAGGIKRHGFHRGPMAHGSKYHRRPGSLAAKGPARVFKGRKLPGHYGVDRVTVQNLEVVKVDAERNLLAVKGAIPGPKNGLVMVRSSTKVK
- the rpsJ gene encoding 30S ribosomal protein S10, with amino-acid sequence MKNQKIRIRLKAFDHYMLDQSAQKIVETAKRTGAQVAGPVPLPTEKSIYTILRSPHVNKDSREQFEMRTHKRLIDILDPTPKTVDSLMRLDLPAGVDIEIKL